The segment CATTTCCATTTCAGTAGCAGCACCAATGTACAATACAGCAACACCACCGGCTAATTTAGCAAGGCGCTCTTGTAATTTTTCTTTATCGTAATCAGAAGTTGTGTTTTCAACTTGTGCTTTGATCTGGTTTACACGTGCAGTGATGTCAGTTTTCTTTCCTTTACCACCAACAACTGTTGTATTGTCTTTATCAATTGTTACAGAAGAAGCCTGACCTAAATAAGTCAAATCAGCATTCTCCAATTTGTAACCTTGCTCTTCGCTGATTACTGTACCTGCAGTGAGGATCGCAATATCAGTGAGCATTTCTTTACGACGGTCACCAAAGCCCGGAGCTTTTACAGCAGCCACTTTCAATGTACCACGGAGTTTGTTTACTACCAATGTTGCCAATGCTTCACCTTCAAGATCTTCAGAGATGATCAACAACGGACGACCGCTTTGAGCAACTTTCTCCAGAATGTGGAGGATATCTTTCATTGCAGAGATCTTCTTATCATAGATAAGAATGTATGGGTTCTGCAATTCAACTTCCATTTTTTCGCTGTTTGTAACGAAGTATGGAGAAATATAACCACGATCGAACTGCATACCTTCTACTACATCAACAGTAGTATCAGTACCTTTTGCTTCTTCAACAGTGATCACACCTTCTTTACCAACTTTAGCAAATGCTTCTGCGATCAACTTACCAATAGTTTCATCGTTGTTTGCAGAAATAGTTGCAACCTGTTGAATTTTTTTGCTGTCGTTGCCAACAGTTTGCGATTGGCTTTTTAAATTTTCAACTACCAGTTTTACTGCTTTATCAATACCACGTTTCAGATCCATTGGGTTTGCACCAGCAGCAACCATTTTCAAACCTTCGCTGATGATTGATTGCGCCAATACAGTTGCAGTAGTAGTACCATCACCTGCAATGTCTGCAGTTTTAGAAGCTACTTCTTTCACCATTTGAGCACCCATGTTTTCAATAGGATCTTCCAGTTCAATTTCTTTTGCAACAGTAACACCATCTTTCGTTACAGCCGGTGCACCGAATTTCTTTTCGATTACTACGTTACGTCCTTTAGGACCGAGGGTAACTTTCACGGCGTTGGCCAGAATGTCAACACCTTTCTTCATTTTATTTCTTCCTTCAATATCGAAGAAGATTTGCTTTGCCATAGTTATTTAATTTGAGAATTAATTAATTTAAAAAATTAAAGCTTCACGCTGTTCGCTGCAAGCTACAAGCCTTTGCGTGCAGCAAATGGCTAACAGCTTCGGGCTTTTATACAATTGCCAGGATGTCGCTTTCACGCATGATCAACAGATCATCACCATCAATTGCGATTTCAGTACCGGCATATTTACCATACAAAACCGTGTCGCCAACTTTTACGGTTACAGGTTCGTCTTTTTTACCGGGACCGGCAGCCACTACAGTACCACGTTGTGGTTTTTCTTTTGCAGTATCGGGAATGATGATACCACCAGCTGTTTTTTCTTCAGCAGGAGCAGGCTTCACAATTACCCTGTCATGTAAAGGGGTAACACTTACCTTCTTAGCCATAATTATTCGTTTTTTGGTTTTGAAATGAAATTTATTGATGCCCTTTCAAAGGGGCAACGAAGGTAAGCGAATACAGTGCCACCCCGCCAGAACAGGAAAAAATTTCAGAAATGGCGGGAAACAGGGGTTTTAGTTCAAAATTTCTGACAGGAAGGAAGACAAATTTGCATAATTGTCTGAAGAAAAGATAAGGCCCGTCTATGGGACGGGCCTTTATGATTTACTGTTTTATCAGTTTGAAACTTTGCGTTTTATTACCGGCATCTATCCGTAGAATATATACTCCGTCCGGAATCGATTTTTCATTGATCGGTAATTGGTCGTTGCCATCCGTGCGTCCAAGATCCCAGCGCTGCAACAATTGTCCGTTGTTGCTAAACAGCGTTGCCTGTATTTGTTGCCGGCTTCGATTACTGATGCTTAACGGTATACTTGTGCTTACAGGGTTTTGCAGCAGTTTTACAAAATCTGCCTGCTGAGTTGGATTACGGACCGACGTTACTGTTCCTTCCGTAAGGAAATACAAACCGGGACCAAACACTGTTGCTGTATAAAGATAACCTGTTCCAAAATTAGCTACAGCTGTAGTGTAGATATTGGTGTTTCCGCTGGTGGCAGCGCCAATAGTACCTGCAGTTGTACCAGCCAGGCGAACCTGGTTTGGATCTTTGCCACCCAGCTCCGCAGCTGAGAAATAAACACCAAGCGAATAGCTGCTGTTTTGCGGAGTTCCCACAAAATCAACAAACACAATTTTTTGAGAGCGTGGACCAGCAAAAAAGCTTTGCCAAACATTTCCAGATGCCGCTATACTTGAAGTAACACATTCGAAATTGCGTGAAGCCTCCGAAATACGACTGATGATATCAAAGCCACTGTAGAAATAATAAGTACCACTGGTTGCAACAAATTCACTCCGGGTAGTATTTTGAGCAGTGGCGATTGGGTTTCCTGAACTTGCCCCAAATGTTACTTTTGCCCTTGCGTCAGAAATAAACGCTGCTCCAAGTGAACAGCCTGCATTCGTTACCACATCGGAATAAGAAGATGCTCTGATGCCTGTACCCAATGCAGTAGCTGTACCCTCTACAATATCAGCAGCTGCATCAACCGGCAGAGCTCCGTTATCAAAGCAGATATTCACCACAAGATTTGAGGCCCCATCCCAAAAAAACGGCGTTGAAAAATTAAATGTGTTAAGACCAAACACGGTACTGTAATTAGCAGAATATACCTGTGAAAGAGTTCCTCCCGCAAAACCGTTTAAAGAGGTGGTAGTAGTATTTCCCATTGAAATAGTAAATCCGTTGAAAGGCTTTGTACTATTCTTTGTTGTGACATTTAATACCATTGATGTAATGTATCCTTCTCCCGAAATACCTGCAGATGCTAAATCAGATGAGGTAAAAAGGTATTGCAAACGGAAGGCAGAACGGTTACTTCGGAACGGACTCTGGTTATTCAGGTTGGCATCACCTACACCAATATCGTAATTGCCGCTATAATTTGTTGGTATTGGTGCTACGTCATTGTCCGTTATAGTAAAGCTATACGACTGACTACTTGGAGCAGCTAATGCATTCGTTGAGCCGCTTACTGTGTAGGACAATGTAAATGACTCAGCAGATTCTATCTCTGAATCATTGTACACACGAATCGTTATTGGTTGTTCAGCAGTTGAACCATTAGGAAATGTAAGCACGTTTGAAGGCGTACTGAAATTACCATTGGTGGTAAAGTCATAATCAATTCCCTGAACCGCAGTACCACCGCCGGCTACACTTAAGGTGACAGTAGCAGCGCCCACAGGAGCTTGGTCAATACGCATGTTTACAGTATAATCTTTGTAATTGCGGCAAACATTGCCTGACGTAGTGGTTGCTTCCTGTACGGTATTATAGGTGTAGGATGATGAAAAACGAATATAAGGAACAGCTGATGGGAGTGTTGCAGTCCACATGCCACGTCCGTGGGTAGCAGCTAAGATGGTTCCATCACGTTGACGGTATTGAAGCATATTGGTTCGCACAATCGGGAACGAACTATTCTGTACCCACACTGTTGAGCTTCCGTTTATATCATCTGTTTCATAGATGCCCATATCAGTTGCAACAATAGCCTTGTCATTATCTTCCGGATAAAACATCCCCCATCTCACAGGAATATCTGGAAGAGTACCGGTGATATTTGTCCAACCGGATGTACCACCTCCTGTTGAACTTACAAATACATGCTGCACTCCATAGTTTGAAAAAGTGGCGATGAGATTGTTATCATCTGTACCCACATTTATACTTGAAATGGTAGCACTGCTTGTGGGCATATTCGATCCGGTAATATTTGTTACGGTCGGGTTAATAAGATGGGCGTTATCTACTTTCACAACTCTCCCACCTGATGAACCAAAAAACACACGATTATTGGTGTAGGGCGACACTTTTAAACTACTTACGGTTGTACTGGTTGCTGAAGAAATTGAAAGCGTTGTGAAATTTGAACCGCTTTGAGGATTTTCCCATCGAACAAATGTACCGCCGGAACCACTTGCATACATTCGGTTATTCATATCATCGTAATCCGTAGGGTTGATGAAAAGACCAACCGTTGGGGATTGATTAACAGACGACCATGATGCTCCGCTGTTAATACTCCTGCGATAGTTGCTTCGGGTGGTAGCACTAAACTGATACTGAGGTTCATTTTCATCAATATGAGTAAAGCCACCATCGCCTCCATGAACTTCTGTACTTCCGCTCAGGCCAGCAGCAGTTAATTGATGTGTTCCGTTATCCTGAGTCCCTCCAAGAAAATAATTGGTTGATGTGGGATGGATGGCACAGGAATAAAATTGCTTTATACGTAATCCAACATTGCGGTCTTCATAATTATTTCCATTATCAGTTGATAAGAAAATGCCGCCATCTGTTGCCACCATCACTTGTGTACCATTCCAAACAACCGAATGATGATCGGCATGGACATAATTGATTGCTGTACCAACCCAGCGAGTGATCTGTGTCCAGGTGACACCGCCGTCATCAGATTTATAAAAATTTAATCCTCCGGCGATCACAATATTCGGGTTGGTTGGATCTGTTCCAATAGCAAGATCGTACCAGCCTTGTCCGGCGTTAATGGTTGGCTCTGTTCCGGTACCTGGAGGTGAAGTGGTTGTTGCTGACCAGTTAGCACCTCCATCCGTAGATTTATATATTGTTGGAGTAAGATCAGATGAGTTAGAAGGCAAAACATATAATGTATTACCTGCAACTGCAAGCTCACAATTGTACTGATAGTTGAGAAAGGGTGTTGTTGGTGATACCCAACTGGCAGAAGTTGCAGTTGCAGGATTATCAACAAAAAAATACCCCGATTGATTGATCGTACTTCCTCCCGCACCCATGGTTACATGCATACGGCCCGTGCTGCTAATCCGCAAATCAGTAATACGGTTACCACTTTCAGGAGTAACAGGTGTAATATTCGTCCAGGTAATACCTCCATCTGTTGAACGTTGCAAACCACGGCCATTCCCGGCTGTGCCAACATACACATTACCGGCAGCATCGCATACAATTTTCGAAGCATTCCAAAAAGAAGTCGTACTTGGCAACAGGCTCCAGCTAACCCCATTATTTGTACTTTTCCATATACCACCACCACGCACAGCATCAATATTACCGTTACGCTCTCCTGTAGCAAAGTACATGATCTGTGGATTACTGGGATCTTGACAAATGCTCGCTACTGCAAGGTTTCCAAGAAAGTCGTTAACCAATATCCAGTTGGCGGGAGACGCAGTTATATTAGTTGTTTTCCATAATCCTCCACTCACACTACCAACCCACACTGTTTTTTTTGTAGCATCGGCCAAGTCAACATGAATGGCCCTTATACGGCCGGCCGTTACGGCACTATTACTTGGTCCTCGTGTATTACCATTGCTGGCTCCTACAACATCAGTAAAAGGTCCACGCTCTACCCAATTAAGCGCTGAAATACGGGCTACCTTTCCGGAGCGTCGCTCAATCATCAGATCTTCATAGGCTCTTACCAACCTGTTTCTTGGTACATACCCGAGCTTTGGGTCACGGGTCATTTCATACTCCATCATCAACGACTCATATGCACCATCCTCGTTTTCTTTGTCCTCCGTTTCTTCGGTTTCAGATTGTTCATCAATGCGATATTCTGAGACTTTTTTATTTCTGTCCTTATTGCAGCTGACAAGTGTTGTAACACAATAAAGGATGGCAATAATGGATAGTACTTTCTTCATGCTCATTTAGTTGGGTGGCCTTTTGAAACTCAAATCTGGCAAGGCTTATATGCAAAAATCAATAAATATCAAATATAAGGCAAAGCAATACTTATCTTTGCGGTTTGTTTAAACAAGTTCTTTCCACATGATCAGCAGAAGAAACATACGGGTTAAGGTGATGCAGACGTTGTACACCTGTTTTACAAGAGAGGGTGATATTACTAAAGAAGAGGCCATTCGAACATTAGATAAGCACATCGACCAGAGCCGGCAACTTTTTGTTTTCCTTATTTACATATTGACAGAAACAGCTCGTTATGCTGAAGCCGATGCCCGGCAAAAGGCATCAAAGCATTTGCCCACAGCTGCGGACCTGAATATCAATACCAAAATTTCCGGTAATACATTGCTTTGGCAACTACTTGAACATACTTCGTATGACAAAGCTGCCAAAGAAATCAAGCCTGAATTGATGGGTGCTGAGGACTGGATCAGGAAACTTTACAGTGAATTGGTGACTTCGGATGTTTACAAACAATACATAAAAATTGAAGGACGTGAAAAAAAACAGGAGAAGGAAATTCTTGAATTTATTTTCACTGATCTGATGCTGCCCAACGAAGATTTCATCAGCTTTATTGAGGAGCGTTTTCTTCATTGGGAAGATGATGCAGATATGATCAACCTGCTGATGCTTAACCTGCTGCAAAAACCGCACAACGGCGATTTTCAGCAATTCGTGAGCAACGAAAAATTAAAATTCGCAAAAGATCTGCTGCTGAGTGTTATTGAAAAAGAAGAAGTGTGTAACGACTATATCAAGGATAAACTCCAAAACTGGGACCCTGAACGTACGGCCATACTCGATATGATTCTGATGCGGATGGGTATTTGCGAGTTCCTGTTCTTCGAAACTATTCCGCCAAAAGTGACCATCAACGAGTATATCGATCTTGCAAAAGACTACAGTACTCCGCAAAGTGGCCATTTTGTAAACGGTATACTCGACAGTATTCATAAAGAACTTGCCACGCAGAATAAACTGCACAAGGTGTCTTTTAAGAAACCATAATCATCGCTTTCCTTTACATTTGCAATCCGATAAATAAATACACATGAAACAATTGATCTTATTGTCAACTTTCATTGCATTTCTTACAGCTTGTGGAAATGCCGACAAGAAAGCAGCTGATGCAGCCACTACCACAACTGAGCAAACTGAAGCGGCAGAAGCGGCAGCACCTGCTGATGTAACAACTGTGCAATGGCTTGATTCTTCACAGAACTTCGGCAAAGTAACCGATGGCGAAAAAGTGATGATCACTTTTCATTTCAAGAATACCGGTACAAAGCCATTGATCATCTCTAATGTGCAGGCAAGTTGCGGTTGCACCGTACCTTCAAAACCGGAAGAGCCCATTGCTCCGGGTGCTGAGGGAAAGATCACTGCAGAGTTTAACAGCGAAGGCCGTGTAGGTAAAGCATCAAAAAATATTACAGTAACAGCAAATACAAAAGAAGGCATCGCAGTTCTTATGTTCGAAGGCGAAGTACTTCCTAAAAAATAAAACAAATACACATGTACGAATTACTCTTATTTGCAGGCGATCCCAAATCAGGTGGTGGAAGCATCCAGTTAGTTTTTCTTGGATTGATGATCTTAGTATTCTGGTTATTCATGATCCGTCCGCAAGCTAAAAAAGCAAAGCAACAAAAGACATTTATTGAGAATCTTCAGAAAGGTGATAAAGTAGTAACGATTGCAGGTATTCATGGCGTAGTTAACAAAGTGAATGAAGATGGAACACTTTCTTTAGAGATCAACCCCGGAAGTTATATCAAAATTGAACGTAGCTCTATCAGCATGGATTGGACAGCACAACTGAACAAGACAGCTGAAGTAAAAAAATAAATACAGCTGATAGTAAATAGCCGGTAGTTATTAGTTAAGTAGTCAATGGGCTAACAACTAAAAAACTATCGGCTATCGGCTTCTTAAAACAATGTTGAAAATCGGATTAACTGGAGGAATTGGCAGCGGTAAGAGTACTGTTGCGAAAGTACTGGAAGTGCTGGGTGTTCCTGTTTATTATGCCGATGAAGCCGCAAAAGAATTAATGCATTCAAATGAGCTGTTAAAACAACAGCTCATTTTACATTTTGGCAAAGAAACTTATTTTGAGGATGGGCAACTGAACCGCAAACACCTTTCGTCTATTGTTTTTAACAACAAAGAAAAACTGGAGTTACTCAACAGTCTTGTGCACCCTGCTACGATTGCTGATGCAAAAGAATGGTTCAGTAAACAGCATTCACCTTATGTTGTAAAAGAGGCGGCTCTTTTGTTTGAAAGCGGAACAGCCGAAGGATTAGATTACATCATTGGTGTAACAGCTCCTATTGCTTTGCGCATTAAACGTGTGATGGATCGTGATGGAGTAACAGCAGATGAAGTAAAGAGAAGAATGGCCAACCAAGTTGATGAAGCATTGAAAATGAAATTGTGTGATTTTGTAGTGCACAACAACGAACAGGAATTATTATTGCCGCTGGTATTGGCATTGCATAACGAACTGATCAAACGATCAACAGAACAATGAGTTTATTATTTATCATCATTATTGCAGCAGGGCTTCCGTTTCTTACAGCACAGAGCTATAAGAATATTAAAAAGATGGAAGCTGAAATGGAAGGCGCACAGATCGCTAAGATACCCGTGTACCTGCAATCAATGTTGATGCAGATGATTCTTTGTGTGCTGGCATTCTTTGCTGCACGTAGTGAAAAGATCGAGATCCCGTTTAAAAGCAATTTCACTTATACTTCAGTTGCTGCTGCTGTTGCATTGATCGGCGTTGCGCTTGGTATTGCCTGGTTATCACAAAAATTTTCGAAAGAAAAAGACGAGAGTACGCTTCATCATATTCTACCCGATACTAATCTTGAACGCCTGATCTGGATACTCGCTTGTGTAGTAGCAGCTTTTTGTGAAGAATATATTTATCGTGGGGTGTTGTTCCAGATGATCATGGGGTATATGGAAAATACCTGGTGGTTAGCCGCTGTGTTAAGTGCTGTTGTATTTGCATTTGGTCATGGTACACAAGGTGAACGGGCCATTATACAGATCATACCATTTGCGGTAGGTTTTCAATTTCTTGCATGGATCAGCGGCGGATTGTTATTGCCAATGATCGCACACTTTATTTACAATATTCTGGTGGAAGTGTTGTTTGGTGAAAAGATCAAGAGAGATGCGGCGGAGGACAAGTTCTGAGTTCTAAAGTTCTTGGTTCCTTACGTATGCATTTTCTCAGTTGTTTTCAACTTTAGAACTTAACAACTCAGAACTGAAAACTATTTTCACCACCCAACCTTTTCTCCCCAACTACCTAACCCAAAATATTTATTCAGCGGCATGGTCAAGCCAATTTGATTATATGCTGTATTGTTTTGAAAATAAGTTCTTGCATAGCGGAATTGTAGTTTTGAAAATAAAACACCAGCACCCAATGAAAAACCTGTAAGACCATTACCGCCATTACTTACTTTTAATTCTCTTCCACGTAAAATATTATATGCAGCAGTTACCTCTACCCTTTCTCCAATAAGTATCTGTGTAGCGAAAACAAAATGCTGAAATATTTTATCAAGGGTGATCTTTTTTGTGGAAGCATTTTCATAACCGTTGTCGTTATTGAACAACGTATCGTTATACAAAATATCAAACCGATGAAGATGGTGCGCTGTCACAGAAAAACGAATAGGTGCTTTTGCCAGACGCTTGGAAATACCGGCTTGTAAATCAAAAGGCAACTCTTCCGGTTCAGCAGGATTATAACGTTTTAATTGTCCGCCCATATTTACTGCAACAATACTTGCCTGTAAAAAATTCGCCGTGTCTCTATACAATACACCCAGGTCGGCTGCAATAGCCGATGAACGATATGGCCCGTAATTGCTTGCTAAAAATTTCAACGACACACCATACTTCCACCGGTTAAGATACTCCCTGCTTGCCTGCACCTGCACAACAAAATCACGTGGACGATAAAGACCTTCCACATTACCGGAAGCATCTGTTTGTTGTGTAGTACCGTAATCGAAATACAAAATACCGGCGGCAAAATTTGTGTTTAACTTTTTACTTCTGAAAGCAAGTATCCAATGAACATTCTTTACACCGGCATACAATGCGTTGAAGTTGGCTGCCATTTGTGTATGCATACTTGAATCAAGTTGTGCAGGATTGAAAAAAGCAAGTGATACGTCATTTGATTCATTGGTAAGATTAATTCCTCCCAATGCAGAGAGCTGAGGCGATGCAGGAAATTTCAGAAAATTATAGGCAGCTCTGCCGCCTAATGTTTGTGCAAACAGGCTAGCAGAAGCAAACGAAACAACCACGAAACAAATCAATTCACGCATAGCAGAAGTAACTGAGGCTGTAATTTAGGCAAAAAAATATCCCCCATAGAAATGGGGGAGTCTCTTTAACCCTTAAAACAACCAACATGAAATAAATTCGTGTCGATGATTATAATAACAGCTTTTTCAAAGCTTGGTTCACTAAACTTGAAAAAAAATTACATTA is part of the Lacibacter sediminis genome and harbors:
- the groL gene encoding chaperonin GroEL (60 kDa chaperone family; promotes refolding of misfolded polypeptides especially under stressful conditions; forms two stacked rings of heptamers to form a barrel-shaped 14mer; ends can be capped by GroES; misfolded proteins enter the barrel where they are refolded when GroES binds), which codes for MAKQIFFDIEGRNKMKKGVDILANAVKVTLGPKGRNVVIEKKFGAPAVTKDGVTVAKEIELEDPIENMGAQMVKEVASKTADIAGDGTTTATVLAQSIISEGLKMVAAGANPMDLKRGIDKAVKLVVENLKSQSQTVGNDSKKIQQVATISANNDETIGKLIAEAFAKVGKEGVITVEEAKGTDTTVDVVEGMQFDRGYISPYFVTNSEKMEVELQNPYILIYDKKISAMKDILHILEKVAQSGRPLLIISEDLEGEALATLVVNKLRGTLKVAAVKAPGFGDRRKEMLTDIAILTAGTVISEEQGYKLENADLTYLGQASSVTIDKDNTTVVGGKGKKTDITARVNQIKAQVENTTSDYDKEKLQERLAKLAGGVAVLYIGAATEMEMKEKKDRVDDALHATRAAVEEGIVPGGGVAYIRAIDALEAKVRGQIEDEQTGMQIVRRALEEPMRTLTANAGIDGSIVVQKIKEGKGDFGFNARTEVYENLFKAGVIDPTKVSRVALENAASIAGMLLTTEAVIADKPKKEEAHAHGAPDMGGMGGY
- a CDS encoding co-chaperone GroES is translated as MAKKVSVTPLHDRVIVKPAPAEEKTAGGIIIPDTAKEKPQRGTVVAAGPGKKDEPVTVKVGDTVLYGKYAGTEIAIDGDDLLIMRESDILAIV
- a CDS encoding T9SS type A sorting domain-containing protein, which codes for MKKVLSIIAILYCVTTLVSCNKDRNKKVSEYRIDEQSETEETEDKENEDGAYESLMMEYEMTRDPKLGYVPRNRLVRAYEDLMIERRSGKVARISALNWVERGPFTDVVGASNGNTRGPSNSAVTAGRIRAIHVDLADATKKTVWVGSVSGGLWKTTNITASPANWILVNDFLGNLAVASICQDPSNPQIMYFATGERNGNIDAVRGGGIWKSTNNGVSWSLLPSTTSFWNASKIVCDAAGNVYVGTAGNGRGLQRSTDGGITWTNITPVTPESGNRITDLRISSTGRMHVTMGAGGSTINQSGYFFVDNPATATSASWVSPTTPFLNYQYNCELAVAGNTLYVLPSNSSDLTPTIYKSTDGGANWSATTTSPPGTGTEPTINAGQGWYDLAIGTDPTNPNIVIAGGLNFYKSDDGGVTWTQITRWVGTAINYVHADHHSVVWNGTQVMVATDGGIFLSTDNGNNYEDRNVGLRIKQFYSCAIHPTSTNYFLGGTQDNGTHQLTAAGLSGSTEVHGGDGGFTHIDENEPQYQFSATTRSNYRRSINSGASWSSVNQSPTVGLFINPTDYDDMNNRMYASGSGGTFVRWENPQSGSNFTTLSISSATSTTVSSLKVSPYTNNRVFFGSSGGRVVKVDNAHLINPTVTNITGSNMPTSSATISSINVGTDDNNLIATFSNYGVQHVFVSSTGGGTSGWTNITGTLPDIPVRWGMFYPEDNDKAIVATDMGIYETDDINGSSTVWVQNSSFPIVRTNMLQYRQRDGTILAATHGRGMWTATLPSAVPYIRFSSSYTYNTVQEATTTSGNVCRNYKDYTVNMRIDQAPVGAATVTLSVAGGGTAVQGIDYDFTTNGNFSTPSNVLTFPNGSTAEQPITIRVYNDSEIESAESFTLSYTVSGSTNALAAPSSQSYSFTITDNDVAPIPTNYSGNYDIGVGDANLNNQSPFRSNRSAFRLQYLFTSSDLASAGISGEGYITSMVLNVTTKNSTKPFNGFTISMGNTTTTSLNGFAGGTLSQVYSANYSTVFGLNTFNFSTPFFWDGASNLVVNICFDNGALPVDAAADIVEGTATALGTGIRASSYSDVVTNAGCSLGAAFISDARAKVTFGASSGNPIATAQNTTRSEFVATSGTYYFYSGFDIISRISEASRNFECVTSSIAASGNVWQSFFAGPRSQKIVFVDFVGTPQNSSYSLGVYFSAAELGGKDPNQVRLAGTTAGTIGAATSGNTNIYTTAVANFGTGYLYTATVFGPGLYFLTEGTVTSVRNPTQQADFVKLLQNPVSTSIPLSISNRSRQQIQATLFSNNGQLLQRWDLGRTDGNDQLPINEKSIPDGVYILRIDAGNKTQSFKLIKQ
- the nusB gene encoding transcription antitermination factor NusB; the encoded protein is MISRRNIRVKVMQTLYTCFTREGDITKEEAIRTLDKHIDQSRQLFVFLIYILTETARYAEADARQKASKHLPTAADLNINTKISGNTLLWQLLEHTSYDKAAKEIKPELMGAEDWIRKLYSELVTSDVYKQYIKIEGREKKQEKEILEFIFTDLMLPNEDFISFIEERFLHWEDDADMINLLMLNLLQKPHNGDFQQFVSNEKLKFAKDLLLSVIEKEEVCNDYIKDKLQNWDPERTAILDMILMRMGICEFLFFETIPPKVTINEYIDLAKDYSTPQSGHFVNGILDSIHKELATQNKLHKVSFKKP
- a CDS encoding DUF1573 domain-containing protein, which codes for MKQLILLSTFIAFLTACGNADKKAADAATTTTEQTEAAEAAAPADVTTVQWLDSSQNFGKVTDGEKVMITFHFKNTGTKPLIISNVQASCGCTVPSKPEEPIAPGAEGKITAEFNSEGRVGKASKNITVTANTKEGIAVLMFEGEVLPKK
- the yajC gene encoding preprotein translocase subunit YajC, whose product is MYELLLFAGDPKSGGGSIQLVFLGLMILVFWLFMIRPQAKKAKQQKTFIENLQKGDKVVTIAGIHGVVNKVNEDGTLSLEINPGSYIKIERSSISMDWTAQLNKTAEVKK
- the coaE gene encoding dephospho-CoA kinase (Dephospho-CoA kinase (CoaE) performs the final step in coenzyme A biosynthesis.), with the translated sequence MLKIGLTGGIGSGKSTVAKVLEVLGVPVYYADEAAKELMHSNELLKQQLILHFGKETYFEDGQLNRKHLSSIVFNNKEKLELLNSLVHPATIADAKEWFSKQHSPYVVKEAALLFESGTAEGLDYIIGVTAPIALRIKRVMDRDGVTADEVKRRMANQVDEALKMKLCDFVVHNNEQELLLPLVLALHNELIKRSTEQ
- a CDS encoding CPBP family intramembrane glutamic endopeptidase, whose protein sequence is MSLLFIIIIAAGLPFLTAQSYKNIKKMEAEMEGAQIAKIPVYLQSMLMQMILCVLAFFAARSEKIEIPFKSNFTYTSVAAAVALIGVALGIAWLSQKFSKEKDESTLHHILPDTNLERLIWILACVVAAFCEEYIYRGVLFQMIMGYMENTWWLAAVLSAVVFAFGHGTQGERAIIQIIPFAVGFQFLAWISGGLLLPMIAHFIYNILVEVLFGEKIKRDAAEDKF
- the porQ gene encoding type IX secretion system protein PorQ, coding for MRELICFVVVSFASASLFAQTLGGRAAYNFLKFPASPQLSALGGINLTNESNDVSLAFFNPAQLDSSMHTQMAANFNALYAGVKNVHWILAFRSKKLNTNFAAGILYFDYGTTQQTDASGNVEGLYRPRDFVVQVQASREYLNRWKYGVSLKFLASNYGPYRSSAIAADLGVLYRDTANFLQASIVAVNMGGQLKRYNPAEPEELPFDLQAGISKRLAKAPIRFSVTAHHLHRFDILYNDTLFNNDNGYENASTKKITLDKIFQHFVFATQILIGERVEVTAAYNILRGRELKVSNGGNGLTGFSLGAGVLFSKLQFRYARTYFQNNTAYNQIGLTMPLNKYFGLGSWGEKVGW